One part of the Candidatus Poribacteria bacterium genome encodes these proteins:
- a CDS encoding outer membrane lipoprotein carrier protein LolA — translation MIMIRRTPWITILKRSVRLRNLLSIAVFLLALFVHTAHPQTVDEIFQNFKTAYEKSNNFSANFEETTLFANKRSVARGRFIFGKPNLLRKEYVDRSDASQVVQLTVLDGEYGWTYTPILNQVNKMKWNNPERRELLPGIGASLEDVQKNYDMALVPDEFANPKGVHQIELTPKVHMVSTNAKETLQIWVKSGEWLPVQFGYETEFEDGTRQSVIVALTQIERDKELAPDLFKFVVPEDAEVIDLSEN, via the coding sequence ATGATAATGATCCGACGAACCCCTTGGATCACTATACTGAAAAGGTCTGTGCGACTCCGAAATTTATTGTCAATAGCGGTGTTCCTCTTAGCGCTATTCGTTCACACAGCACATCCACAAACTGTTGACGAAATTTTTCAGAATTTCAAAACGGCATACGAGAAATCCAATAACTTCAGTGCCAACTTTGAGGAGACGACGCTGTTCGCGAATAAGAGAAGTGTCGCTCGTGGACGGTTCATATTCGGGAAACCGAATCTGCTTCGTAAGGAGTATGTCGATCGGAGCGATGCATCGCAGGTCGTCCAACTCACTGTTTTGGACGGTGAATACGGTTGGACATATACACCGATACTCAATCAAGTCAATAAGATGAAGTGGAACAATCCAGAACGTCGAGAATTGTTGCCGGGTATTGGCGCATCACTTGAAGATGTCCAGAAGAACTACGATATGGCTCTCGTTCCTGACGAATTCGCGAACCCGAAAGGGGTACATCAAATTGAGTTGACCCCTAAAGTTCACATGGTGAGCACGAACGCAAAGGAAACCCTTCAAATCTGGGTGAAATCCGGTGAGTGGCTTCCCGTGCAATTTGGCTACGAAACCGAGTTTGAAGACGGTACGCGTCAAAGTGTGATCGTCGCACTGACACAGATTGAACGAGATAAGGAACTTGCACCGGATCTTTTCAAGTTTGTGGTGCCCGAAGATGCCGAGGTAATAGATCTCTCCGAAAATTAG